The following proteins are co-located in the Amblyraja radiata isolate CabotCenter1 chromosome 8, sAmbRad1.1.pri, whole genome shotgun sequence genome:
- the smim26 gene encoding small integral membrane protein 26 — protein sequence MKLKEVARWNLRVSLVYAVGIWTMLGAYAYLQFKKKREKAMVESSTEISTATLPQEHETSDEPQKKTKKHFMEEHVVVKEGFIPFSSRIYNYAKSFYDGSSHHSTEKSNSEK from the exons ATGAAGCTGAAGGAGGTAGCGCGCTGGAACTTGCGTGTCTCCCTGGTCTACGCAGTCGGCATCTGGACCATGCTCGGCGCCTACGCCTACTTACAGTTCAAGAAAAAGCGAGAGAAGGCAATGGTCGAGAGCAGCACTGAGATCTCTACAG CAACTCTGCCACAGGAACATGAAACGAGTGATGAGccacaaaagaaaacaaagaaaCACTTCATGGAGGAACATGTTGTGGTCAAGGAAGGTTTCATCCCCTTTTCATCCAGAATCTACAACTATGCAAAGTCTTTCTATGACGGCTCATCTCATCATTCAACAGAGAAAAGCAATTCAGAAAAATGA